The Neorhodopirellula lusitana genome contains a region encoding:
- the xerC gene encoding tyrosine recombinase XerC, with the protein MPSVSFSSTIARFLRYMATERNASDLTIKAYREDLFGFTQWIEDSESGSVSVSSLSPSHLRKFQAALQQAGYARSTISRKLASLRSFFKFAMREGIATSNPAKPLRNPRQSRKLPHVLSNDEVGRLLEAPSAHDEAGLRDRAILETMYSSGLRVSELVALRDGDLDFGQGITRVRGKGRKERISPLGSYAIKAIQTYAARRSRSTESETLGQAAPVFVNRFGNILTTRSVGRMLDKYIAAAELDSRTSPHTLRHSFATHLLDRGADIRSVQELLGHKSLTTTQIYTHVSATNLRTIYEKAHPRAQ; encoded by the coding sequence ATGCCGAGCGTTTCCTTTTCATCGACGATCGCTCGCTTCCTACGTTACATGGCAACCGAACGCAACGCGTCGGACCTGACCATCAAAGCGTATCGGGAAGACCTATTCGGTTTCACGCAGTGGATCGAAGACAGCGAAAGTGGCTCTGTCTCAGTATCGTCCCTTTCGCCGTCCCACCTGCGCAAGTTCCAGGCTGCGTTACAACAAGCCGGATACGCGCGAAGCACGATCTCCCGCAAACTGGCCTCACTTCGCAGCTTTTTCAAGTTCGCGATGCGAGAAGGGATCGCGACCAGCAACCCAGCCAAGCCGCTGCGTAATCCACGTCAAAGTCGCAAGCTTCCGCACGTCCTTTCCAATGACGAAGTGGGTCGCCTGCTAGAAGCCCCGTCTGCACACGATGAGGCTGGATTACGGGATCGCGCGATCCTGGAAACCATGTATTCCTCCGGTTTGCGTGTCAGCGAATTGGTTGCCTTGCGTGACGGTGACCTCGATTTTGGACAGGGTATTACCCGAGTTCGAGGTAAGGGACGCAAAGAACGTATCAGCCCGCTGGGCTCCTACGCGATCAAAGCGATCCAAACGTATGCGGCTCGCCGAAGTCGATCGACCGAGTCAGAAACGCTTGGCCAAGCCGCGCCAGTATTTGTGAATCGGTTTGGCAACATTCTGACCACTCGTAGCGTGGGCCGCATGCTGGACAAGTACATCGCTGCGGCGGAACTGGATTCTCGCACCAGCCCGCACACACTGCGGCATTCCTTTGCGACGCATCTACTCGACCGTGGTGCGGACATCCGCAGCGTCCAAGAACTGCTGGGCCACAAGTCGTTGACCACCACGCAAATCTATACACACGTCAGTGCAACGAACCTGCGGACGATCTACGAGAAAGCTCACCCGCGAGCGCAGTAG